The Streptomyces racemochromogenes DNA segment GCGCCGGGGACCTTCCCCTCCACCCGCAGGGCGTTGACGGCGCACGAGGTCCCGAGGTGCGCGAAGGCGGGGTCGTCGTGTGCGGCGAGCCGGTGTTCGCCGCGGCCGGCGAGCCGACGGTGCAGGCGCTGTGCGTGCTGCTCCCGGCTGGTCACGCCGATGACCGGGACGGCGGACCCGGGCGCGAAGGTGTTGTACAGCTGGACGAGGCGCAGTACGTCGGCCACGTCGTTGACCACGACGGTCACGCGCATACCGCGCTCGCGGGCGAGGTGGACCGCGACGATGTCGCGGAGCGTGCTCTTCCCGGCCCCGACGATGCCCAGGAGGTGCTGGACGCCGTCGATGGTGAGGGCGTGCCGTTCCGTGAACGCGTCCTCGGACCGGACTCGGAACACGAGTGAGTTCAGCCGCTCCACCCACTTCTGGGGGTTGATCTCGTCCATGAGGGCAGCTGTCCGCAGGAGTTCCCTCCTAGTCAGGTGCAGGGGATCCCCGCCGTTCGCCGGAGGCATGTCCAGGTCGTGGCGGGGTACCGTCGCAAGCCCGGGCAGATCCGGCAGTTCGACGGGTGCGGTGTGCCGGCCCAGCACGAACTCGTACGGGCCGGGTCCCGCCGTGGTGGCTCGGCGCCGGACGAAAGGCGGTGCGGTGTCGAGTAGTTCCCCGTACACCGCCCAGCGCTCCGCACCGGGTGCCGGGTCCGTGCGTACGGCGGGCTGCGACGGGTCGGGGAGGTCATAGCCGCGCAGCCCGGGATCGAACCGCTGGTACCACTCCAGGGCGTGCTCCCAGGCCCGCGGTCTGCTGAGGGTCCACATCGCGTACCGGGCGACACGGAGCCGGTGGCGGTCCTGTCGTGAGACGGCGATGCCCTGTGCCACGGCGTACGGATATCCGCTGAAGAGCGGCCAGGCGTCGAGCGCTGGTGCACCGGGATGGAACTGTTGCTGGAGGAAGAGCCCCAACTCGATGCGGCAGAGTTGCTCCAGGTGCCGGCGGCGGCGTGGGGTGCGGGAGAAGTCCTCCAGCTCGTCGATCACGTTCTTCAGGGGCGACGCGAGGGTACGCATCAGGTCCTTCCCGGACGGTGGGCACGGCGAGGGGGCGGGGCGAGCAGGTGGCGGACCGCCCGCCGCGTGGTGAGTACGACCGGCCGGACGCCGCAGCCGGAGTGGACGGCGGCGCGCAGTTCGCGGGCATGGCCGGGCTCCGTGCGGGTCTCCGGGACGATGACCAGGAGCCCGTCGCGGACGGGCAGCTCGGACCACGGCACGCGGTCGGCCCATAGACGGGGCTGTGCCCGGTCCACGACCAGGGCCGTGACCGGCGGCCCCGCGGACGTGGTCAGCTCGAAGGAGGAGCGGGCGACCGGAAGCCGGGTGCACGTCACCCCGGCCTCGGACAACCCGGTGAGGACCGAGCGCTCGTGGTCCCCGGGCAGTGTCACGAACAGACGCAGGTTCCGGTCCAGCAGGAGTGCGTCCCCCGGTTTGCGCAGCTCGGTAAACCCGGCCTCCGGGTCGCAGCGTTCGCCTTCGCACCACCTCGCCGCCGGTCCTGGGCGGCGTCCCGGGAGGGTGCAGCTCCGGCACATCCGGAGCCTGTCGTCGTCCTGAAGGGACTTGGGAACGTCGCCGTAGAGGTGCCTGACACGTGTCCACAGCGCCACGTCCCAGTGCCTGCGCCAGCGCAGGTCCGCGCTGACGACGGGGTGTTCCACCAGGAAGCGCAGGCATTCCCGGTACCGCTGCGGGCCCAGTTCGGAGCGGAGGCCGCGCATGGCGGCCTCGGCCTTGCTCTCCGGGCCCGGTGCGGGCCCCAGCTCGGCGAGCTCGGCACAGGAGCGTGTGGCGGTGCGGCCCACGGGGTCGACCAACCGGGTGCCGGGGAGTACGCAAGCGGGACCCGAGTCCGGTAGCGGCCAGTCCGCCAGCGGCCGGGCGCACCACGCGAGTAGCTCCGGCACACTGCCGGGCGGTGGAACGCCGTACCGGAGGCATCGCAGGGTGATCC contains these protein-coding regions:
- a CDS encoding HU-CCDC81 and SPOR domain-containing protein, coding for MSGRSAAAPAADALDEELLGAVARAVLTATAQDRLQALTLPYPRDLQVVADRITLRCLRYGVPPPGSVPELLAWCARPLADWPLPDSGPACVLPGTRLVDPVGRTATRSCAELAELGPAPGPESKAEAAMRGLRSELGPQRYRECLRFLVEHPVVSADLRWRRHWDVALWTRVRHLYGDVPKSLQDDDRLRMCRSCTLPGRRPGPAARWCEGERCDPEAGFTELRKPGDALLLDRNLRLFVTLPGDHERSVLTGLSEAGVTCTRLPVARSSFELTTSAGPPVTALVVDRAQPRLWADRVPWSELPVRDGLLVIVPETRTEPGHARELRAAVHSGCGVRPVVLTTRRAVRHLLAPPPRRAHRPGRT